The sequence GAGGTGGAACAGGCCCTCGCGTCGCATCCAGAGGTGCTGGATCTTGCAGTCATCGGCGTCGCCGATGAGAAATGGGGTGAGCGTCCGGTGGCTTATGTCATCCGCGCCAGCGGATCCACCCTGGATGCCGAAACCCTGATCGGCTTCGCCCGCGAAAAGCTGGCCGGATTCAAGGTGCCGCGCACCATCGTCTTCCCGCAGGATCTGCCGCGCACCTCCACTGGTAAGGTGCAGAAGAATGTCCTGCGCGCCCAGGCGCTCGAAGACAGCACAACGAACTAGCCCGAGGACCAGTAATTGGATAAGCCAGCACCACGGATTCCCGACAAGACCAGCCGATTCAGCGCAAGCATCGGATTGGAATTCGATGAAATCACTGCCACTGAAGTACGTGCCCACGCGACGTTGGACGAGAACCACCACACCCCGTGGGGCGTGGTCCATGGCGGCGTGTACGCCTCGATGATCGAGAGCGCAGGGTCGGTTGGCGCCAGCTATGCGGTGGCCGAACGCGGGCAATTCGCCGTCGGAGTGCATAACGCAACCGATTTCCTGCGCCCATCCACCGGGGCGCGGGTCCAGGTGGTCGCCACCGCGCTGTTCCAAGGGCGCACCCAGCAGCTCTGGGAGGTCATCATCACCGATGAAGCCACCGGCAAGCAGCTCTCCCGTGGCCAACTGCGTACCCAGAATGTGGATCTGCCCAAGGGCTAAGGCATCCCTGCAGATGGGATTCGACTACGCGGCGTTCAAGGCACCAGTTCCGACACCACAAGGTTTAAGGAACGACGTAGAAGCCTGCCTCTGCACCTAGTTTCTCTTGCCGTAGCTTTCGAACGTTCAATCACACGTTAGGTTTACCCGTCAGCCCCTAAGTAGCAGCAACGGTGCCTCACGAAACCCAAACACCCAACAACGTATCGACGAAGGCGTGGCTTCGACACCTGGGTACACGACAAGAATGCCTTGGGTTTGCGAATAGAAACGGCGACGGACGCATGCCCGTTTGGGTTAATTAGGTGCGGTCCATGACATGGGATCGTTCAAACTGCAGTCGCCTTGGATCCATTTCGTCATTCGAACAATGGGAACTACGGTTCGCGAGGATGCTTGGCATGCTCTTGCGAGCATGCCCTGCTCAAGGGCTTCATGCAGAACGCATATAAGATGCGGACCAAAGGAACCCCGACCTTGGACGGGCTAGTGAGCAGGCACCAATTCAGTCACTTCGTTCGTCAGCGTACCGACCGTTGGTTTTAATGCCCCGTGCAACGTCACCGGCTTTCTAGTACTGAGGCTCACCGAGCACCATACTTAAGTATGATTCTTTTGAAAATACCCTTTTGCTAGTATGAATATAAGAAATCATCAAGATGTTCAGTTTCCGCTTGGTGAAGTATGAGGTGCGCGCAGCACCAAGATCTACAACCGCTACACGAGCTGCACGGGAGAAGAATGCTGAAATACCTCGGTCTTTCTAACAACGACCCTGGCGATACTTTGCCCATGTGGCACGGAGTCGACAAGAAGAAACGAGCTTTGGCGTTATTAGCATCAGTCCTCCTTGCCTCGGCGATGTTCTTCCTAACGTCTTGGCTACTCTCGGATGCCCCTAAGACCAGCTTCACAAAGTATGTTCCTGTCATGTTTGCTGCATTAACTCTCTCGCTCTCAACTGTGATTGCGGAACGTTCGCTTGTGCGCGCTCCGGGAAAATCTGAGCAAGACCAGCTTGAACAGTGGAAAAATTAGGTTCATTCTTTAGTTCTAGTCAGACCGTATTTCAGTGTTCTTGAAGAGCGTTGCATTGCGGCGCGGCTTCGCAGCTGCTCTAACTGACTCACAGAGGAACAGAACGCACCATGGCCAGTTCCGTGAGCTTTTGGTTCACATGCTGTTTCTGCAATCCACTGAAGTAGTCCGAACAACATAGGAAGAAGTTGCGCAAATGAATGTCTCCGCAGGCAAACTCGTCGGCAAATGTCCGCTATGGACTTGGGTAATGATGGGATTGGCGCTTGCTTCTGCCCTGGCCCTTATTGACTGGGAAAATACGGGGGCAGCAAAGCCATTCTGGATGTTCCTCCTGCCCACTGCCTTTGGATTATTGGGCGGCATCATCGCTGCGCTAAAGAAGAGCTATGGTTGGGCCCTGATCTCCTTGGCATTCGGCTTGCTGGCTGTGCAACTGCTCTCCGTCGTGGTCACATTGGTCCAGGGTCCATAGCGGTTCCCTGAGAATCCCGAGTAACTGCTTTTCTCGCTGCGAGCACGGGCGTACGGTAGGTGGCATCTACCGCCCGAACTTCAGGAGGTTCGCCGTGAGTGCGACCTATACCTTCGATGTATTCAGCAGCCTTGATGGCTTCGGCAGTGCCGGAAGCGATTGGGGCGGCTATTGGGGAAAGCAAGGACCGGAGCTGCTGGCCCATCGGCTCGAACAATATACGCAGCCATGCCGCATGGTGTTCGGGGCCAACACTTTCCGCCTGTTCAGCCTCTTCTGGGAAGAAATCGAAGCGAATCCCGAGGTTGAAGACGCGTGGGGCGTGGCCTTGCACGACAAGCCTGCCACCGTCATCTCCACCACCTTGGAAGAGCCGCTGAAGTGGCCCAATCCCACACTGGAGCGCGCTGATGCGCTGGAGGTCGTCGCGCGGCTGAAGGAAACCTCGGATGTGCCCCTGCGCTCCCACGGAAGTTTGGCCATGAACCATTCCCTGCTCGCTGCAGGCTTGGTGGACTTCATCCAGGTGACCATCTTCCCGGTGCTGACCGGCCACAGCGGCTCCGCTCCAGTACTTGGCGGGGTGGACGACTATGACTTGGAACTTGTCAATTCCAAGTTGCTGGATGGCCGGATACAGGAATTGACCTACCGCCCGTCACGCCATCAACCGGCACACAGCTAGCAGCACCATGCGGCGCAAACTCGTTCCTTGGGTAGTCGCCGGCATGCTCATGCTCAATGGGTGTACTGCACCGACGGCCAGCGACCAGCCGGGCAGCTCGCCAGCTCCCCTGGCCACGGGACTGGAGGCGCCCTGGTCAATGGTCTATGCCCAAGGCAGCTTGCTGGTCAGCGAGCGGGATTCGGGACGGATCCTGGAAATCCTGGATTCCGGGCAGCATCGCGAAGTAGCTCGGGTCGATGGGGTGGCAGCCCAGGGCGAGTGCGGGTTGCTCGGCTTGGCCTTCCTCGCCCCCGATCAGTTGTATGCCTACTCCACTACGGAATCAGGCAACCGCATCCAGCAGTTCACCGTGCAGGGCAGCGCTGGAAGCCTTTCGCTCTCATCCCCGCGCACGCTGCTCGACACCTTGCCGTCGGCGAGCATCCACAATGGCGGGCGGCTGGCTATCGGCCCCGATGGCATGCTCTATGCCTCCGTCGGGGACGCGGCGGATCCCGAGCAGGCACAGGACCTCCAGCAATTGGGCGGCAAGATACTGCGCATGGCACCGGAAGGCAGCATCCCGGACGATAACCCGTTCGCAGGTTCCTATGTCTACAGCTACGGGCACCGCAATGTGCAGGGCATGGCGTGGAGCTCGGACGGGACCATGTATGCCAGCGAGTTCGGGCAGAACACCTGGGATGAGCTGAACATGATCGAGGCCGGAGGCAATTACGGCTGGCCTCTGGTCGAGGGATCCGCCGGCACGACGGATCAGTACACTGATCCGATCGCGCAGTGGGCGCCGTCCGAGGCGAGCCCCAGCGGCATCGCGATTGTCGACGATACCTTGTACCTCGCAAACCTGCGCGGAGCGCTCCTGCGCAGCGTCAGTCTGGATTCACCCGATAGCCAATCAGAATTGCTGGTGGGCGAGCATGGGAGGCTTCGCGATGCCTTGCTGTCCGAGAATGGGGACCTGCTGGTCTTGACCAGCAATACCGACGGCCGCGGCAACCCCACCCCGCAGGATGACCAGATCCTGGGCATCAAGCTCGCACCGCAGTCACCCACTGGATAAGCTCCGCCAAGCCGTCCCTGCGGCTGCGATCCCACGGAAATGGCGGAGGGCCGGCACCATGATGCCGGCCCTCCGCAAATGAATCCTTGCCAGCCTAGTTTGCTGGGCGCATGTCTCCGGTCTGGCGGAAACGCTCATGCCAGGACAGCGCCTCGCCCAGCAGGTGCGGGGTGTGCTTTCCGTAGCTCTCCTTGCAGGCGCGGTCGAAGTAGTCCTGCAGCATCGGGCGGTACTCCGGGTGGGCGCAGTTGTCGATGACAATCTGCGCACGCTGCTTGGGCGAGTGCCCGCGCAGGTCGGCCAGGCCCTGTTCGGTAATCAGGATCATGGTGTCGTGCTCTGTGTGGTCCACGTGGGAGGCCATCGGAACGATGCCCGAGATCTTCCCGCCCTTGGCGGTGGATGGGGACATGAACACCGACAGGTAGCCGTTGCGGGCGAAGTCGCCCGAACCGCCGATGCCGTTCATCACGTGCGAGCCGAGCACGTTGGTGGAGTTCACGTTGCCGTAGATGTCGGCTTCGATCATGCCGTTCAGGGCAATGCAGCCCAAACGGCGGATGATCTCCGGGTGGTTGGAGATCTCCTGGGCACGCAGCAGGATGCGCTTGCGGTAGTGGTCGACGTTCCGGTTGAATTCCTCGATGCCCTCCGAGGACAGCGAGAAGCTGGTAGCGGAGGCGAACTCGATGGTACCGTCCTTGATCAGCTCCAGCATGCCATCCTGGATGACCTCGGTGTAGGCGGTCAGGCCCTTGTAGCCGCCGCGGGACAGACCGGCCAGCACGGCGTTGGCGATATTGCCCACGCCCGACTGCAGCGGCAGCAGCTTCTCGGACAGGCGTCCGGCGCGGATCTCGGAATCCAGGAAGGTCAGCAGGTGGTCCGCGATCTTCTCGCTGGTCTCGTCCACTGGCGCGAAGGGGCTCAGTCGGTCAGGTGCGTCGGTTTCCACGACGGCGACGATCTTGTTCACGTCGACGTCCATGTACTGCTGGCCGATGCGGTCGCGCACGGTAGTCAGGTCGATCGGTTTGCGGTGCGGAGGAAGCGCGGTGCCGTAGTAGATATCGTGCATGCCTTCCATGGCGGCGGACTGCTGGGAGTTGACCTCGATGATGATCTTGTCGGCCATCTCCAGCCAGGTCTTGTTGTTGCCTACCGAGCTGGACGGGATCAGGTCGCCCTCGGCGGTCACGCCGACAACTTCTACGATGGCCACGTCGATCTTGCCGTAGAAGCCGAACCAGGCGTGCTGGGCCACATGGGACAGGTGGATGTCCATGTATTCCATGTTGCCGTCATTGATCCGGCGGCGCAGCTCGGGGTCGGACATGTACGGCAGGCGCAGGTTCATGCCTTCGGCCTTGGCCAGCACGCCGTCCAGCTCAGGGGCGGTGGATGCACCGGTGAGCACGTTGATCTTGAAGTCCTTGCCTGCTGCATGCTGGCGTTCCATCTGGGCGGCCAATGCCCCGGGAACGGACTTCGGGTATCCGGCACCGGTGAAGCCGCTCATTGCGACGGTCATGCCCGGCTTGATGAATTCTGCTGCCTGCTCGGCACTCATCAAACGATCGGTAAAGGCCCGGTGGTGAATACGCTCGTGCAAAATAACCCCTTCTAGACTTCCTTGTGACACGGGTCTGTAACCTGCATCTCACCGGAACACTTTAGCCGGTCATTGGCGTGAGTCAGACCTCACTGTGCACATCTGCGCGATAGGTGGCGCATTTCTCGATGAGGTGGGTTCTATTTGCGTTGACCGGTCGGTCAGGAATGCTATTGACGTAGGATTTAGCCTTCAAATAACTGCCGCAGCGCCGTTAGCCTAGTTCCGCATGAGAATCGTCGCGGATCGCCTTGACCTGCAAGCGCGCGCCCAGCGATTCTGCATAGCGACGCAGGGTGGACAGCTGGACGCGGTCAAGGTCCCCGGTCTCCATGCGGGCGATGCGGTCCACGCTCAGCTTCATGACGCTTGCAACTTGCACCTGGCTCAGCTCTGCTTCTTCGCGCAGTGCGCGCAGCGAGAGCCTGCGCGACTCATGCTGCACATGGCGTCGATGCTCGGCAACGGCCTCGCGTTGCTGCTGCGTCAATACTTCCGGATCGGCATACGCAAAACCCATTTGTTCCACCGTTTCTCTCGATCGTTCTGGCTGAGCACATTCTCTTCTCTGAGGCTATTGCTGCAAAGTGGACAAGCCAATGATTATGACGCATTGGATGCAAGACGATCTGGTGAATTATGGGCCAAGTCCCGGTTACGCCATGAAGGGCCAGACGGAATCGCCTTGGAGTCTGCGCGCTCGTTGATCCGGCGGCCCAAAGAAATCCGGTTAATCGCCAAGAGGTGGCGTGCTCTCCTTGCGGAGTGCACGCCACCTCTTGGTCAGAAGCTGTGTCTAGAAGACTTACTTCTTTGCAGCAGCTACAACCTGCAGACGCAGGTTTGCAACAACGTCAGCGTGAACGCGAACGGTTGCGGTGTAGTTGCCAGTCGACTTGATCTGGTCGTTGACCTCGATGTTGCGCTTGTCGATCTTACCCAGACCGGCAGCCTCTACGGCAGCAGCAATTTCGGTGGTCTTGACGGTGCCGAACAGGCGACCGTTCGAGCCAGCCTTCATGGTGATCTTCACCGGCTGGGACTTCAGCTTAGCTGCAAGTGCCTGAGCATCCTCAAGGTTTGCAACGGCGCGAGCAGCACGTGCAGCCTTGATCGACTCCACCTGCTTCTCACCGCCCTGGGTCCAGACGATTGCGAAGCCGCGTGGCAGCAGGTAGTTACGGGCGTAGCCGTTCTTTACCTCGACAATATCGCCAGCAGCACCGAGACCGGATACTTCGTGAGTCAAAATGATCTTTGCCATGTTGTTATATCCCCTCTTCCTTAGCCGCGGCCAGCGCCGGAGTAAGGCAGCAGGGCTACTTCACGTGCGTTCTTGATTGCCTGTGCGATCTTGCGCTGTTCCTGAACGGAAACGCCGGTCACGCGACGAGCGCGGATCTTACCGCGGTCGGAGATGAACTTGCGCAGCAGTGCGGTGTCCTTGTAGTCGATGACAGTGATGTCAGCGGCCTTCAATGGGTTGGACTTTGGTTTGGGCTTACGGATTTCAGCCTTAGCCATCGTGGAGCTCCTTAGTTTTGGAGCCCGCAGAATGATCTGCGGGATGGTGAATAAATATTGTTTAGAAAGGTGGTTCGTCTGCGCCTGGGTTGCCCCAGCCGCCACCGTTGTTTCCGCCGGTGCTCCATGGGTCTGCGGCTGGAGCATTCCATCCGCCACCCTGCTGAGGCTGCTGCTGACGCGGCGCCTGAGCTGGAGCACTTTGCTGTGGTGCGTTGGAGAAGCCTCCACCACCATTGCCGAAGCCACCGTTGCCACCGCCGGAGCGCTGGGTACGGGTGACCTTGGCGGACGCGAAACGGAGCGATGGGCCGATTTCATCGACTTCAAGCTCCATGACGGTGCGACGTTCGCCTTCCTTGGTGTCGTAAGAACGTGAACGCAACCGACCCTGGGCAATGACACGCATGCCCTTGGTCAGCGTTTCAGCAACGTTCTCTGCAGCCTCACGCCAAACCGATGCGCGCAAGAACAGGGCTTCCCCGTCCTTCCACTCATTGGACTGGCGATCAAAGGTGCGAGGAGTCGAAGCGATCGTAAAGTTCGCTACGGCTGAACCGGATGGCGTGAAACGCAGCTCCGGATCGGCGGTCAGGTTGCCGATAACGGTAATAACAGTCTCGCCTGCCATTGACTCTCCTTAGAAAGATTGAACGTTAATTCCTACGACGGAAGGTTGCGCGTAATTAAACGCGTGCCTCTTCCGGACGGGTGACCTTGTGGCGCAGGATCAGTTCGTTGATCTTCAGCTGACGCTCAAGTTCAGCCGAAGCAGCTGGTTCTGCGGTGTAGTTCACCACTACGTAAGTGGCTTCTGCCTTCTTCTGGATCTCGTAAGACATCTTGCGACGTCCCCAGATATCAACCTTGTCGATCGTTCCACCATTTGAGCGAACAACTTCGAGGTACTTCTCGAGAGTTGGCTCTACGGTGCGGTCATCGACCTCTGGATCGATGAGGACCATAAGTTCATAAGCACGCATGTGAACCCACCTCCTTTGGGCTAAACGGTCGCGGTATTTCCGCAACAGGAGGTTCTTGCGTTATCCATGCTCCGCGGCACCCAAGTTTCGGGCGTGCAGTAGCACAGACCTTCCAATCCTACCCGAGAGACCCCAAGTTGCATAAGCCTAGGTGTCCTAAATCATGCCGGGCTAGTTGGCAGCGAGCGCCTTTTCGATCCTTTGGCCGAAGACCGGCGCCAAGGTGCCCATATAGGTGTCGCTGATGTGGTGCTTGTCGCGGTAGACCAGGACGTTTCCCACCACGGCAGGGCAGGTTCCCTCCATGCAGAAGTGGTCGCTGAAGTCGAGTACCTCGACGCGCGGTTCCAGTTCGGCAGCACGCTCGGTGGCATCGCCCTTTTCGTAAGCACCCTTTTCCGGGAACGCGCATTTCTCCGGGTCTTGCGCGTTTTCTTCCACGCAATCACGTGCATAGGAGTCCTGTGGAGGCCGCGGGGTGTCCACAATGGCATAGACCGGAAGGCCGGCGTCTTCGAGTTCGGACCAGATCGCGGCTTGGCCCTTCGCTGCGTCAGTGGTGAAGGTGGCTCCACCCCAGTTCGCTGTGATCACCGCGTTGATGTCATCGCGCGTCTTCAAGGCCTGGAGGCTCTGGCCGATTGCTTCTTCGCAGTTGATGCTGCCATCTTGATCCGCTTTGCGCTGAGCCGCTGAGAATGGACAGGAATTTTTCAGATAAGTCACTACTTTCCAGCCCTTGCTTTGGGCGTATCCATGCACGGCTTCGAACCAATGCGCCGCATGTGAATCTCCCACCAGCGCCACGGTATAGGTGGCGTCCTTGCTGCCGAATTCGCATTCCTTGATCTGCATGGACTTTGGTTCCTGGACGCAGTCACCCAGATCCGGCTGGTCCTCAGCTGCCGTGGCAGGCAACGGGACGACCTGCTGATGGCCTGCTACAAAAGCGGGGGCACCCTGGGCAACGGACGCAGCACCAAAACCATCGGGAGGGCTTTGCATCATCGTGGCCAGCTCTTGCCGCTCCTGGTCAACAAGCCGTTTTTGCATGGTGCCTGGCAGCGTCGCGAGCGAAGCCGCGAGCCCGACCATCACCGCCCCGGCAACCAAGGACCGGGCAGGGGAACTGGCCAGCGGGCGGAAACTGCGCAAGGGAGCTTCAACCCACTTCAGGCTGGCCCAGGCCAGCAGCAGCGACCCAGCCAGCAACGCTACTGACTGCCACGGCGAAGGCTCGCCGCCAGCAAGCTCAATGAAGAACACGATCAACGGCCAATGCCACAGGTACAGCGAATACGAGGCCAGGCCAACCCACTGAACCGGAGCCCAATTCACCAATGGATGCAAGGATCCGGGCCCGCGAGTGTTGCCTGCAGCAATCACCACGGCGCAGCCAAGAACCGGAATGGCCGCAGCAATGCCGGGGAAGACGGTTTGGGCGTTGTAGCTGAACGCCGCGAAGCAGATCGCCGCTAACGCTGCAAGCACCGCCAGATTCCTCAGCTGCCAGCTCATCGCCCACGCTGGCAGCGCCAAGGAGCCATTGGCGTGCGCCTGAACCACCAAGGCGAGAAGTCCGCCGACCGCCAATTCCCAAACACGGGTGGTGGTAATGAAGTATCCGGCGGCATTTCCGGAGTAGCCGGCATACGCCGAGTAACACAGCGAAACCA comes from Glutamicibacter arilaitensis Re117 and encodes:
- a CDS encoding PaaI family thioesterase, which gives rise to MDKPAPRIPDKTSRFSASIGLEFDEITATEVRAHATLDENHHTPWGVVHGGVYASMIESAGSVGASYAVAERGQFAVGVHNATDFLRPSTGARVQVVATALFQGRTQQLWEVIITDEATGKQLSRGQLRTQNVDLPKG
- a CDS encoding dihydrofolate reductase family protein gives rise to the protein MSATYTFDVFSSLDGFGSAGSDWGGYWGKQGPELLAHRLEQYTQPCRMVFGANTFRLFSLFWEEIEANPEVEDAWGVALHDKPATVISTTLEEPLKWPNPTLERADALEVVARLKETSDVPLRSHGSLAMNHSLLAAGLVDFIQVTIFPVLTGHSGSAPVLGGVDDYDLELVNSKLLDGRIQELTYRPSRHQPAHS
- a CDS encoding PQQ-dependent sugar dehydrogenase, coding for MRRKLVPWVVAGMLMLNGCTAPTASDQPGSSPAPLATGLEAPWSMVYAQGSLLVSERDSGRILEILDSGQHREVARVDGVAAQGECGLLGLAFLAPDQLYAYSTTESGNRIQQFTVQGSAGSLSLSSPRTLLDTLPSASIHNGGRLAIGPDGMLYASVGDAADPEQAQDLQQLGGKILRMAPEGSIPDDNPFAGSYVYSYGHRNVQGMAWSSDGTMYASEFGQNTWDELNMIEAGGNYGWPLVEGSAGTTDQYTDPIAQWAPSEASPSGIAIVDDTLYLANLRGALLRSVSLDSPDSQSELLVGEHGRLRDALLSENGDLLVLTSNTDGRGNPTPQDDQILGIKLAPQSPTG
- a CDS encoding acetyl-CoA hydrolase/transferase family protein codes for the protein MHERIHHRAFTDRLMSAEQAAEFIKPGMTVAMSGFTGAGYPKSVPGALAAQMERQHAAGKDFKINVLTGASTAPELDGVLAKAEGMNLRLPYMSDPELRRRINDGNMEYMDIHLSHVAQHAWFGFYGKIDVAIVEVVGVTAEGDLIPSSSVGNNKTWLEMADKIIIEVNSQQSAAMEGMHDIYYGTALPPHRKPIDLTTVRDRIGQQYMDVDVNKIVAVVETDAPDRLSPFAPVDETSEKIADHLLTFLDSEIRAGRLSEKLLPLQSGVGNIANAVLAGLSRGGYKGLTAYTEVIQDGMLELIKDGTIEFASATSFSLSSEGIEEFNRNVDHYRKRILLRAQEISNHPEIIRRLGCIALNGMIEADIYGNVNSTNVLGSHVMNGIGGSGDFARNGYLSVFMSPSTAKGGKISGIVPMASHVDHTEHDTMILITEQGLADLRGHSPKQRAQIVIDNCAHPEYRPMLQDYFDRACKESYGKHTPHLLGEALSWHERFRQTGDMRPAN
- a CDS encoding helix-turn-helix domain-containing protein, which translates into the protein MGFAYADPEVLTQQQREAVAEHRRHVQHESRRLSLRALREEAELSQVQVASVMKLSVDRIARMETGDLDRVQLSTLRRYAESLGARLQVKAIRDDSHAELG
- the rplI gene encoding 50S ribosomal protein L9 translates to MAKIILTHEVSGLGAAGDIVEVKNGYARNYLLPRGFAIVWTQGGEKQVESIKAARAARAVANLEDAQALAAKLKSQPVKITMKAGSNGRLFGTVKTTEIAAAVEAAGLGKIDKRNIEVNDQIKSTGNYTATVRVHADVVANLRLQVVAAAKK
- the rpsR gene encoding 30S ribosomal protein S18 — its product is MAKAEIRKPKPKSNPLKAADITVIDYKDTALLRKFISDRGKIRARRVTGVSVQEQRKIAQAIKNAREVALLPYSGAGRG
- a CDS encoding single-stranded DNA-binding protein, yielding MAGETVITVIGNLTADPELRFTPSGSAVANFTIASTPRTFDRQSNEWKDGEALFLRASVWREAAENVAETLTKGMRVIAQGRLRSRSYDTKEGERRTVMELEVDEIGPSLRFASAKVTRTQRSGGGNGGFGNGGGGFSNAPQQSAPAQAPRQQQPQQGGGWNAPAADPWSTGGNNGGGWGNPGADEPPF
- the rpsF gene encoding 30S ribosomal protein S6; the protein is MRAYELMVLIDPEVDDRTVEPTLEKYLEVVRSNGGTIDKVDIWGRRKMSYEIQKKAEATYVVVNYTAEPAASAELERQLKINELILRHKVTRPEEARV
- a CDS encoding acyltransferase family protein; amino-acid sequence: MTMSSNSPQVKNFRPEIQALRALAVLLVVAYHLEPSVVPGGYIGVDIFFVISGFLITSHLLREAERTGRVKLAAFFAGRARRILPAAMLVILVVVAASFLILPKTQWETLGTQAIASAFSVQNWVLAADSVDYLAADQVPGPLQHFWSLGVEEQFYLFWPLLVLAVCLMAKPNADPRGDGFASRRRMLWMIFAGIAVVSLCYSAYAGYSGNAAGYFITTTRVWELAVGGLLALVVQAHANGSLALPAWAMSWQLRNLAVLAALAAICFAAFSYNAQTVFPGIAAAIPVLGCAVVIAAGNTRGPGSLHPLVNWAPVQWVGLASYSLYLWHWPLIVFFIELAGGEPSPWQSVALLAGSLLLAWASLKWVEAPLRSFRPLASSPARSLVAGAVMVGLAASLATLPGTMQKRLVDQERQELATMMQSPPDGFGAASVAQGAPAFVAGHQQVVPLPATAAEDQPDLGDCVQEPKSMQIKECEFGSKDATYTVALVGDSHAAHWFEAVHGYAQSKGWKVVTYLKNSCPFSAAQRKADQDGSINCEEAIGQSLQALKTRDDINAVITANWGGATFTTDAAKGQAAIWSELEDAGLPVYAIVDTPRPPQDSYARDCVEENAQDPEKCAFPEKGAYEKGDATERAAELEPRVEVLDFSDHFCMEGTCPAVVGNVLVYRDKHHISDTYMGTLAPVFGQRIEKALAAN